AGGGCGAGTCGAAGAACACGTACGGCACCGGCAACTTCCTGATCTTCAACACCGGCACCGACATCATCCACTCGCAGAACGGCCTCCTCACGACGCTCGGCTACAAGCTGGGCGACGCGGAGCCGCACTACGCGCTCGAGGGATCCATCGCCGTCACGGGCTCGCTCGTGCAGTGGATGCGCGACAACCTCGGCCTCGTGTCGAGCGCCGCGGAGATCGAGACCCTCGCCGCCACGGTCGAGGACAACGGCGGCGTGTACTTCGTGCCGGCGTTCTCGGGCCTCTTCGCGCCGTACTGGCGGTCCGACGCGCGCGGCGCCCTCGTCGGCCTCACGCGGTTCGTGAACAAGGGCCACATCGCCCGCGCGGCCCTGGAGGCCACGGCCTTCCAGACGCGCGAGGTGCTGGACGCGGTCAACGCCGACTCGGGCGTCGACCTCACGGAGCTCAAGGTGGACGGCGGCATGATCGCCAACAACCTGCTCATGCAGTTCCAGGCCGACATCCTCGGCGTCCCCGTCGTCCGCCCCGTCGTCGCGGAGACCACCGCGCTCGGCGCCGCGTACGCCGCCGGCCTCGCGGTCGGGTTCTGGAAGGACCTCGACGACCTGCGCAGCAACTGGCAGGAGGACAGCCGCTGGACGCCCGACATGGACGACGCCGAGCGCGAGCGCCAGCTGCGCCTCTGGAAGAAGGCCGTCACGAAGACCTTCGACTGGGTCGACGACGACGTGCAGTAGTCCGCACCCGCACGATCCGCACGCTCCGTCGCCCTCGGTGACGGGGCGTGCGGTGCGTCCGGGCGATCGTCAGATCAGCGTCGGCTGCCCGTCGTCCGCGGGGACGTCGTCGACGGGCGCGACCAGGTCGGGGCCGTCGTTGCGCACGCTGTTGACGCGCGTCGACACCCGCCGCGGCACGAGGTGCGGCTCCGGCAGGGATCCGAGCAGGTGCCGCACGTCGTCCACGGCGGTCGTGCCCGCGTCCAGCCAGTCGTCCAGGCGGTCCGCCGGGACGATCACCGGGGTGCGGTCGTGGATGTGCCCCAACGCGTCGCTCGCGGCCGAGGTGATGATGGCGAGGCTCCGGAGCCACGCGCCGGGCTCGCCCTCCGCGACCCGCGGGTCCCGCCAGTGCTCGTAGACGGCGGCGAAGGCCAGCGGGCCCTCGTCCGCGCCGTGCAGGTAGACCGGCTGCTTCCCGCTCGCGGTGACCTGCCACTCGTAGTAGCCGTCGGCCGGCACGACGGCGCGACGCGTGAGAACCGCCGTGCGGAAGGTCGGCTTCTCCGTCACCGTCTCGACGCGGGCGTTGATGAGCGGCGGACCCTGGAGGGACTTCGCCCACGGCGGGACGATCCCCCATCGCGCAGCGGTCAGCACGCGTCGGGCCTCGCCCTCCGGGTCGTCGCGCGGCCGTCGGTCGGCGACCATCCGGACCGTCGTCGTCGGGGCGACGTTCCACGAGGGCGGCGGATCCTCGCCCTCGACGTCGTCGACCGACCAGTCGCCGACGAGGTCGCCCGTCGCCCGCGCCACCACGAATCTCCCGCACATGCGCCCATCATCCCCCGCACCCGCGACGACGGCCGGAGCGCCCGGGCATCAGGAGCGGGTGGCGGTGGCCCACTCCTCGAGCTTGGCTGCCGCGCGGCCCGAGTCGACGGCGTCCGCGGCGACGAGCAGCTTCTCGCGGAGACGACGTGCCATGGGCTGCTGCACCCGGGTCGGGTCGTCCATCAGGTCGAAGGCCTCGAGCCCCGCCGCGGCGTTGAGCAGCACGACGTCGCGCTGCGGTCCGCGATCGCCGGCCAGCACCCGCCGGATGACGTCGGCGTTCTGCTCCGGCCCCTCGCCGAGCAGCGCCTCGATGGGCGCGCGCGGGATCCCGAGCTCGAGCGGGTCGAGGTCGTGCTCGGTGACCGCGCCGCGGCTGACCTCCCAGATGTGGCTGTGGCCCGTGGTCGTGAGCTTGTCGATGCCGTCGTCGCCGCGGTACACGAGCGCCGTCGCCCCCCTGGTGCGGAACACGCCCACCATGAGCGGCACGCGGGCGAGGTCGGCGACGCCCACCGCCGACGCCTCCGGACGCGCGGGGTTGCAGAGCGGCCCGAGCACGTTGAAGAGCGTCGAGATGCCGAGCTCCTGCCGGGTGGCGGACGCATGGCGGAAGCCGGGGTGGAACATCGCGGCGTGCGCGTACGTGATCCCGGTCTCGCGCAGCACCGCGGCCACGCGCTCCGGGGGGATGGAGAGGTCGACGCCGAGGGCAGTGAGCACGTCCGAGGCGCCGGACGACGAGCTGGCCGCGCGGTTGCCGTGCTTGATCACCGGGACGCCCGTGGCGGCCGCGATGACGGAGGCGACCGAGGAGATGTTGAGGACGGCGCCGTAAGGGTCGCCTCCCGTGCCCACGATGTCGAGCGCGCGCGGGTCGGCGTCGAGCGGCACGGCGTCCTCGAGGACGGCGTCGCGGAACCCGACGATCTCGTCGACCGTCTCGCCGGAGGCGCGCAGGGCCACCAGCAGGCCGCCCAGCTGCGCGGATGTGGCCTCCCCGCGCATCACCTGGCGCATGGCCCAGGTGGACTCCGCGACCGACAGGTGCCGCCCCTCGATCAGGGTCGTGATGAGCGCGGGCCAGGTGGGGGCGGAGGGCATGCGGATCAGCCTAACGAGAGGCTGGACGCGATCTCACGGGCGGCCCGGGTGGGCGTCGGCGTCGTCGGCCTGGGACATAATGGAACCTGTGACGACCACCTCCATCTCCCCTGCATCCACCGCGCCGGTGGTGAACCGGCCGAACACGGTCGCCGTCGGCACCATCGTGTGGCTCGGCAGCGAGGTGATGTTCTTCGCGGGCCTCTTCGCGATCTACTTCACCCTCCGCTCCACGTCCGGCGCCCTCTGGGAGTTCGAGGCGGGCCGCCTCAACGTGCCCTTCTCCCTCGTGAACACGCTCATCCTCGTGTCGAGCTCGTTCACATGCCAGTTCGGCGTCTTCGCGGCCGAGCGCCTGCAGGCGCGTGCCACCGGCTGGAAGCCCAGCCAGTGGGGCACGGTCGAGTGGTTCTTCCTCACCTACGCCCTCGGCGCGATCTTCGTCGTCGGCCAGATCTTCGAGTACGCCACCCTCGTCACCGAGGGCATCACGCTCAGCAGCAATGCCTACGGCTCGGCGTTCTACATGACCACGGGCTTCCACGGCCTCCACGTCACCGGCGGCCTCATCGCCTTCCTCCTCGTCATCGGCCGCATCTTCGCCGTCCGGTCCATGGGGCACAGGGAGGCGACGAGCGCCATCGTCGTGTCCTACTACTGGCACTTCGTCGACGTCGTCTGGATCGGGCTCTTCCTGGTCATCTACGTCCTCAAATAGCACCGAGCGGGAGCAACGAACACAGCATGAGCACCACCACAGCACGCGCCCGTCGCACCGGTCGCCGCAGCCCCCTGACCACCGTCGCCCTCCTCGCGATCGGCCTGCTCTTCACGGGCGGCGCCTACGCGCTGATCCAGTCGGGCACCGCATCGGCGGACGTCGACCTCAAGTCCGCGCAGACCATCGAGGAGGGCCAGAAGCTCTTCGGCTCGAACTGCGCCACCTGCCACGGCATGGACGCGACCGGCTCCGGCGTCGCCCCGAGCCTCATCGGCGTCGGTGCGGCGTCCGTCGACTTCCAGGTCGGCACCGGCCGCATGCCCCTCCAGGGCACCACGGTCCAGGCGCCCGAGAAGCCGACGCAGTTCACGGACACCCAGGTCAAGGAGCTGGCCGCGTACGTCGCGTCCCTCGCCCCCGGCCCGGCGATCCCCGAGAGCCAGTACCTCGACGGGGAGGGCGACGCCGCCAACGGCGCCGAGCTCTTCCGCATCAACTGCGCCATGTGCCACAACGTGGCCGCGGCCGGAGGCGCCCTCACGGAGGGCAAGTTCGCCCCCAGCCTCGAGGGCGTGGACCCGGTCCACATCTACGAGGCCATGGTCACCGGCCCGCAGAACATGCCGGTCTTCAACGACACCAACATCTCCCCCGAGGACAAGCGCGACATCATCACGTCGCTGCAGTACATCGAGGAGAACAGCACGGTCGGCGGCGCGAACCTCGGCGGGCTCGGCCCGGTCTCCGAGGGGCTCTTCATGTGGATCTTCGGTCTCGGCGGCATCGTCGCCCTGACCGTGTGGCTCACGGCCCGGTCCAACTGACGCCCGCATCGATGACCCGCACCAGAACACAGGAGAGGCACGCACATGGCACACGACGATAAGGACGAGTCGGGCGTCGTCCCCGCGGGCTACGACGCCGGCGAGCTCGAGCCGGCAGGCCGTGACGTCGTGCTGCCCGGCGGCACCGCCGTCGCCACGCGCGACGCGTTCGCGAACCCCGGCTTCCCGGAGCACCGTCTCCGCGTCACCGACAAGGACCCGAAGAAGGCCCGGACGGCCGAGCGCGTCGTCTACACCTGGTTCTACCTGTCCATCGTGGGCAGCGTCTTCGCGATCGGGGCCTACTTCGGCTTCCCGATCTACGCGGACGACCCGGGCAGCGTGCGCCTCAACAACCTGTTCCTCGGCGTCGGCATCGCGCTCGCGCTGCTGAGCCTCGGCATCGGCGCGATCCACTGGTCGAAGGCGCTCATGAGCGATCACGAGCTCATCGACGAGCGCCACCCGCAGGGCGGTTCCCCCGCCACGCAGGCCCGCGCCGTCGAGATCTTCGCCCAGGCGAACGAGGAGTCCGGCTTCGGCCGTCGCTCGCTCATCCGCAACAGCCTCATCGGCGCCCTCGTCGCCTTCCCGCTGCCGGCCGTGGTCCTCTTCCGCGACCTGTACCCGGGCAGCGCCGAGGAGCCCGCCTCCGCCCTCAGCCACACGCTGTGGAAGAAGGGCGAGGTCCTGACCCGCGACCCCTCCGGCACCCCCATCAAGGCGTCGGACGTCACGATCGGCTCCGCGTTCCACGTCATCCCGGCCTCCCTCATGGAGCTCGAGGAGGGCAAGCTCGAGGAGAAGGCCAAGGCCGCGGTGCTGCTCATGCGCCTGCGCCCCGAGGACCTGGTCGAGCTGCCCGAGCGCAAGGGCTGGTCCTACGACGGGATCGTCGCCTACTCGAAGGTCTGCACGCACGTGGGCTGCCCGGTGGCGCTCTACGAGCAGCAGACGCACCACCTGCTCTGCCCCTGCCACCAGTCCCAGTTCGACGTGACCAACCACTGCGAGGTCATCTTCGGACCGGCCAAGCGGCCCCTGCCGCAGCTGCCCATCGCCGTCAACGACGAGGGCTACCTCATTGCACAGAGTGATTTCACCGAGCCCGTAGGGGCGAGTTTCTGGGAGCGTCGTGGTGACTACAACAGCTGATCCGACCACGACGGGCGCCACCGCGCCCGCCGCCAAGAGCGGGGGCGGCCTCACCGCCGCCGCCGCGACCTACCTCGACGAGCGCACCAGCGTCAGCGTCGCCGTCAAGGAGTTCGGGCGGAAGATCTTCCCGGACCACTGGTCCTTCATGCTCGGCGAGGTGGCGCTCTACAGCTTCGTCGTCATCCTGCTGACGGGCTCCTGGCTCACCTTCTTCTACGACCCGTCGATGGCGGAGACCCACTACGAGGGCTCGTACGCGCCGCTCAAGGGCGTCGAGATGTCGGTCGCCATGTCGTCGTCGCTCGACATCTCGTTCGACATCCGCGGCGGCCTGCTCATGCGCCAGATCCATCACTGGGCGGCCCTGCTGTTCGTGGCCTCGATCGGCCTGCACATGCTGCGCATCTACTTCACGGGTGCGTTCCGCAAGCCGCGCGAGCTCAACTGGTTCATCGGCTTCGTCCTCTTCATCCTCGCGATGGCCGAGGGCTTCACGGGCTACTCCCTCCCCGACGACCTGCTCTCCGGCAACGGCCTGCGGATCATCGACGGCATGGTCAAGGGCATCCCGGTCATCGGCACGTGGATCTCGTTCCTGCTCTTCGGCGGCGAGTTCCCGGGCACGGCGATCATCCCGAGGCTCTACACGCTGCACATCCTGCTGCTGCCGGCGATCCTCGTGGCGTTCCTGGCCCTCCACCTGCTCTTCGTGGTCGTGCACAAGCACACCCAGTTCGCCGGCCCCGGCCGCACGAACGAGAACGTGGTCGGCGTCCCCGTGCTCCCCACGTTCGCGGCGAAGGCCGGCGGGTTCTTCTTCGTCGTCTTCGGCGTGATCGTGGTCATGGCGTCGTTCTTCACGATCAACCCCATCTGGAACTACGGCCCCTACGACCCGTCCCCGGTGTCGGCGGGAACGCAGCCCGACTGGTACATCGGCTTCGCCGACGGCGCCCTGCGCCTCGTGCCGCCGGGACTCGAGTTCGTGCTGCTCGACCACACGTTCTCGTTCAACATCATCCTGCCGATCACGGTCCTGGGCCTGTTCATCGTGCTCGTCGCGCTCTACCCCTTCATCGAGGCGTGGATCACCGGCGACAAGCGCGAGCACCACATCCTCGACCGTCCGCGCAACGCCCCGACCCGCACCGCCATCGGCGCGGCCGGCGTCTCGTTCTACGCGGTCCTCTGGTCCGCCGCGAGCTCGGACCTCATCGCCACGCACTTCAAGGTGTCGATGGAGGGCGTCATCCACACGCTGCAGGCGCTCCTTATCCTCGGACCGGTCATCGCCTACCAGGTCACCAAGCGCGTCTGCCTGGCGCTCATGAAGAAGGACCGCGAGATCGCCCTCCACGGCGTCGAGTCGGGCCGCATCGTGAAGCTCCCCGGCGGCGAGTTCATCGAGGTGCACGAGCAGCTCGACGAGTTCGAGCGCTGGCGCCTCGTGAGCTACGACGACTACAAGCCGCTCATGATCCGCCCGGACAGCCGTGGACGCATAACGGTCAACCAGCGGGCCCGCGCGGCGCTGTCGAAGTGGTTCTTCGAGGACCGGATCTCCCCGGTCACCACGAAGGACGTCGAGCGCAGCCACGGCGACCACCACTAGGAACACCCGCTCGCGCTGACGCGCGAACGCCCCGAGAGCCGGTCCGGCGTCATGCTGGACCGGCTCTCGTGCGTCCATCACACGACGACACGACCTGGAGGAGCACGCGTGGACCTGATCCGGCTCGCGTCCTGGCTGCGGTGCCCGACCTGCGGCGAGGAGCTCCGCGCGATCCCCGCGCTCGTGCTCCGCTGCGACCGGGGTCACGCCGTCGATGCCAACAAGCGCGGGTACGCGACCCTCCTCGCGCCGGGCACGCGCGTCGTCGGCGACACCGCGGCGATGCTCGCCGCCCGGGACCGCTTCCTGGAGCGGGGGCACTACGCCCCCGTCGTCGACGCCCTGAGCGAGGCGGTCGGCGCGGGGATCGAGGCGGACAGGCCGCCGGAGCCGCTCCGCATCGTCGACGCCGGCTGCGGCACGGGGCACTACCTTCGCGCGCTCCTCGACCGCCTTCCCGGGTCCGTGGGGATGGCCGCCGACCTCTCCCCTTCCGCCGTGGCCATCGCGGTGCGCGGCCGCTCGGACGTCGACGGGGTGGTCGCCGACACCTGGGCCTCGCTCCCGCTCCGCGACGGGACCGCCGACCTCATCCTCGACGTCTTCGCGCCGCGCAACCTCCCCGAGTTCCACCGGGCGCTCGCGCCGGGCGGTCGCGTCGCCATCGTCGCCGCCGGACCCGGACACCTCGCCGAGCTCCGTGCCGCCGGCCGTGCCGTGGGTGTCCAGGAGGACAAGCGGGAGCGCATCCTCGACGCCGCCGATCCGCTGTTCGAGCGGATCTCGGAGGCCCGTGTCCACCGCGTCCTGAGGCTTACGGAGGACGACGTGGCCCTCCTGCTCGGCATGGGGCCGTCGGCGCACCATCCGGGCGTCGCCGCCGACCTCGCGGCACCCGCGCCCCCCTCCCCGTCGACGCGGGCACCCGTGCCGGACAGCCA
This is a stretch of genomic DNA from Clavibacter zhangzhiyongii. It encodes these proteins:
- a CDS encoding SOS response-associated peptidase, producing MCGRFVVARATGDLVGDWSVDDVEGEDPPPSWNVAPTTTVRMVADRRPRDDPEGEARRVLTAARWGIVPPWAKSLQGPPLINARVETVTEKPTFRTAVLTRRAVVPADGYYEWQVTASGKQPVYLHGADEGPLAFAAVYEHWRDPRVAEGEPGAWLRSLAIITSAASDALGHIHDRTPVIVPADRLDDWLDAGTTAVDDVRHLLGSLPEPHLVPRRVSTRVNSVRNDGPDLVAPVDDVPADDGQPTLI
- the trpD gene encoding anthranilate phosphoribosyltransferase encodes the protein MPSAPTWPALITTLIEGRHLSVAESTWAMRQVMRGEATSAQLGGLLVALRASGETVDEIVGFRDAVLEDAVPLDADPRALDIVGTGGDPYGAVLNISSVASVIAAATGVPVIKHGNRAASSSSGASDVLTALGVDLSIPPERVAAVLRETGITYAHAAMFHPGFRHASATRQELGISTLFNVLGPLCNPARPEASAVGVADLARVPLMVGVFRTRGATALVYRGDDGIDKLTTTGHSHIWEVSRGAVTEHDLDPLELGIPRAPIEALLGEGPEQNADVIRRVLAGDRGPQRDVVLLNAAAGLEAFDLMDDPTRVQQPMARRLREKLLVAADAVDSGRAAAKLEEWATATRS
- a CDS encoding cytochrome c oxidase subunit 3, with translation MEPVTTTSISPASTAPVVNRPNTVAVGTIVWLGSEVMFFAGLFAIYFTLRSTSGALWEFEAGRLNVPFSLVNTLILVSSSFTCQFGVFAAERLQARATGWKPSQWGTVEWFFLTYALGAIFVVGQIFEYATLVTEGITLSSNAYGSAFYMTTGFHGLHVTGGLIAFLLVIGRIFAVRSMGHREATSAIVVSYYWHFVDVVWIGLFLVIYVLK
- a CDS encoding cytochrome c — translated: MSTTTARARRTGRRSPLTTVALLAIGLLFTGGAYALIQSGTASADVDLKSAQTIEEGQKLFGSNCATCHGMDATGSGVAPSLIGVGAASVDFQVGTGRMPLQGTTVQAPEKPTQFTDTQVKELAAYVASLAPGPAIPESQYLDGEGDAANGAELFRINCAMCHNVAAAGGALTEGKFAPSLEGVDPVHIYEAMVTGPQNMPVFNDTNISPEDKRDIITSLQYIEENSTVGGANLGGLGPVSEGLFMWIFGLGGIVALTVWLTARSN
- a CDS encoding ubiquinol-cytochrome c reductase iron-sulfur subunit is translated as MAHDDKDESGVVPAGYDAGELEPAGRDVVLPGGTAVATRDAFANPGFPEHRLRVTDKDPKKARTAERVVYTWFYLSIVGSVFAIGAYFGFPIYADDPGSVRLNNLFLGVGIALALLSLGIGAIHWSKALMSDHELIDERHPQGGSPATQARAVEIFAQANEESGFGRRSLIRNSLIGALVAFPLPAVVLFRDLYPGSAEEPASALSHTLWKKGEVLTRDPSGTPIKASDVTIGSAFHVIPASLMELEEGKLEEKAKAAVLLMRLRPEDLVELPERKGWSYDGIVAYSKVCTHVGCPVALYEQQTHHLLCPCHQSQFDVTNHCEVIFGPAKRPLPQLPIAVNDEGYLIAQSDFTEPVGASFWERRGDYNS
- a CDS encoding cytochrome b, giving the protein MVTTTADPTTTGATAPAAKSGGGLTAAAATYLDERTSVSVAVKEFGRKIFPDHWSFMLGEVALYSFVVILLTGSWLTFFYDPSMAETHYEGSYAPLKGVEMSVAMSSSLDISFDIRGGLLMRQIHHWAALLFVASIGLHMLRIYFTGAFRKPRELNWFIGFVLFILAMAEGFTGYSLPDDLLSGNGLRIIDGMVKGIPVIGTWISFLLFGGEFPGTAIIPRLYTLHILLLPAILVAFLALHLLFVVVHKHTQFAGPGRTNENVVGVPVLPTFAAKAGGFFFVVFGVIVVMASFFTINPIWNYGPYDPSPVSAGTQPDWYIGFADGALRLVPPGLEFVLLDHTFSFNIILPITVLGLFIVLVALYPFIEAWITGDKREHHILDRPRNAPTRTAIGAAGVSFYAVLWSAASSDLIATHFKVSMEGVIHTLQALLILGPVIAYQVTKRVCLALMKKDREIALHGVESGRIVKLPGGEFIEVHEQLDEFERWRLVSYDDYKPLMIRPDSRGRITVNQRARAALSKWFFEDRISPVTTKDVERSHGDHH
- a CDS encoding methyltransferase domain-containing protein; this encodes MDLIRLASWLRCPTCGEELRAIPALVLRCDRGHAVDANKRGYATLLAPGTRVVGDTAAMLAARDRFLERGHYAPVVDALSEAVGAGIEADRPPEPLRIVDAGCGTGHYLRALLDRLPGSVGMAADLSPSAVAIAVRGRSDVDGVVADTWASLPLRDGTADLILDVFAPRNLPEFHRALAPGGRVAIVAAGPGHLAELRAAGRAVGVQEDKRERILDAADPLFERISEARVHRVLRLTEDDVALLLGMGPSAHHPGVAADLAAPAPPSPSTRAPVPDSQDVTVDVMIHVLRRRDAPTAA